In Osmerus eperlanus chromosome 17, fOsmEpe2.1, whole genome shotgun sequence, a single genomic region encodes these proteins:
- the LOC134037917 gene encoding E3 ubiquitin-protein ligase TRIM21-like, with product MASCSSLLSEDQFLCSICLDVFTDPVTTSCEHNFCKACITKYWDNSDLCQCPMCKMTFDKKPDLYVNTFVSEMATQFRKSEPLKATISPDLHPTKSEVSCDICTGTKLKALKSCLGCLASYCETHLEPHQRVAALKKHKMIDPVENLEDRMCQKHDKLLELFCRKDQMCVCVTCMRTDHKTHFFITLEEAYEQRKLELTQVMVEMKQMMEERFRKVQELKLSVETFKRDAEREISDSVQVFTALVCSIERSQAELIGVIEEKQKAAEKQAEGLIKDLGQEITELKRSTELEQLSHTEDHLHLLQSFPSLSTPPHTKDWSEISVHSGLSVGAVRRAVSQLEETLNKEMEKLPEVKLKRIQQYAVDVTLDPDTAHPRLILSEDGKQVRDGDIKQDLPDNPERFDHCPSVLGKQGFSSGRFYYEVQVEGKTKWDLGVVRESINRKRKIRLIPEDGYWTIWLRNGDLYEANATPFLLLSLRQKPQKVGVFVDYEEGLVSFYDVDARSHIYSFTGCIFTKKLYPYFCPCVNDGGKNLSPLIITPVTHKKSVHTKSNTFH from the coding sequence ATGGCTTCCTGCAGCAGTCTCCTGTCTGAAGATCAGTTCCTGTGTTCtatctgtctggatgtgttcacTGATCCTGTTACAACTTCATGTGAACACAACTTCTGCAAGGCCTGTATCACCAAGTACTGGGACAACAGTGACCTGTGTCAATGTCCTATgtgtaaaatgacttttgataAGAAACCAGATCTCTATGTCAATACTTTTGTCTCGGAGATGGCTACTCAGTTCAGGAAGTCAGAGCCACTGAAAGCTACCATCAGTCCAGACCTGCATCCTACTAAATCTGAAGTGTCATGTGACATCTGTACAGGTACCAAGCTCAAGGCCCTGAAGTCCTGTCTGGGGTGTCTGGCCTCttactgtgagactcacctggagcctcatcagagagttgcagccttgaagaaacacaagatgatcgaccctgtggagaacctggaggacaggatgtgtcagaagcatGACAAACTGTTAGAACTCTTCTGTAGGAAAGatcaaatgtgtgtttgtgtcacgtGCATGAGAACAGATCACAAAACCCATTTCTTTATAACTTTAGAAGAGGCGTATGAACAGAGGAAGTTAGAACTGACACAGGTAATGGTTGAGATGAAGCAGATGATGGAAGAGAGATTTAGGAAGGTTCAGGAGCTCAAACTCTCAGTAGAGACCTtcaagagagatgcagagagagagatatcagatAGTGTTCAGGTCTTCACTGCTCTGGTGTGCTCCATTGAGAGAAGCCAGGCTGAGCTCATTGGggtgattgaggagaagcagaaagcagcagagaaacaggctgaagggttGATTAAAGATCTGGGGCAGGAGATCACTGAGCTGAAGAGAAGcactgagctggagcagctctcacacactgaggaccacctccacctgctccagagcttcccatccctgagcacccctccacacaccaaggactggtctgagatcagtgtccacagtggtctgagtgtgggggcagtgaggagagctgtgtctcagctggaggagacactcaataaagagatggagaagctgCCTGAAGTCAAGCTGAAGAGGATTCAGCAGTATGCAGTGGATGTGACTCTGGACCCTGATACAGCACATCCACGTCTAATCCTCTCTGAGGATGGGAAacaagtgagagatggagacataAAGCAGGATCTCCCTGACAATCCAGAGAGGTTTGATCATTGTCCCAGTGTCCTGGGAAagcagggcttctcctcagggaggttctactatgaggtgcaggttgaggggaagaCTAAGTGGGATCTGGGAGTGGTCAGAGAGTCCATCAACAGGAAAAGGAAGATTAGACTCATTCCTGAGGATGGATACTGGACTATATGGCTGAGGAATGGAGATTTGTACGAGGCTAATGCTACCCCATTTTTACTTCTCTCCCTGAGACAGAAGCCCCagaaggtgggggtgtttgtggactATGAGGAGGGTCTGGTCTCCTTTTATGATGTAGATGCCAGGTCTCATATCTACTCTTTCACTGGCTGCATCTTCACAAAGAAACTCTATCCATATTTCTGTCCCTGTGTGAATGATGGAGGTAAAAACCTTTCCCCTCTGATCATCactcctgtcacacacaaaaaGTCTGTACATACAAAAAGTAATACATTCCACTGA